TCAACGGGCGATCGGCACCTCCTTACGGCCGATCCGGCGGTAGAGATGGTCGTCAAAATAGGAGAAACGGGCGGTTTCCCCGCCGGTCGTGAGGGTGAGTCGAAGTTTCTCGCCGCACGAGGGCACGCGGATCCTCTCTCCGGGCTCCCAACGCGCGAGGCGCTTGTCGTCACACGGGCGGGTTGTTCCCTCACTCTCCACGACTTCGACAACCAGGCGAGCGTCCTTCCAGACCTTGTCGTTCGCGTTGACGACCTCGAGCCACCCGTCTTCGGGTGAGCTGACCTCGATAGTCATTTCCATCGAGTCGCAGGCGACGAGCCCGATGATAAAGAACAATCCGAGGGAAAGACGCACAACCAGTCGCATCATCTTGCTCCGTTCGCCCTAGAACACCGCTGTCTGGACCTCTGCGACACAACCCGGGCTTCTTCAACATTCTAGCCCGCATGCTCCAGGACGCGTTCGAGAGTGATGATTCGAGACTCTTCTGGAGACTCAGCAGACGGAATCAGCGGCCGAGGGTATGACGTTTCGTGACCACCCGTGCTAGGGTATGCGGACACGAAAAGATGAATTGTGAGATTTTGCCTGAGCGCGAGAATCATCGGAGGTCAAGATGAAGAGAAATGTGGTGTTCGTGGTCGGAGCGGCGCTGCTGTTGGGCGTGAGTGGGGCCTGGGCGCAGCAGGAAATCATCGCCGACGTGGTGAAAGCCTGCGAGCCGGAGATCAAGGCCTACTGTAGCCAGGTGACCCCGGGTGAGGGCCGGCTGCTGGCCTGCTTCTACGCGCACGAGGACAAGCTGTCCTCACAATGCCAGTGGGCTCTGTATCTGGGCGCCGCGCAGCTCGAGGAGTTCGCCGCCGCGGTGACCCACCTGGCGGTCGAGTGTCGCGACGATCTTCTGAAGCACTGCGGTGAAGTCCGT
The DNA window shown above is from Acidobacteriota bacterium and carries:
- a CDS encoding cysteine rich repeat-containing protein — protein: MKRNVVFVVGAALLLGVSGAWAQQEIIADVVKACEPEIKAYCSQVTPGEGRLLACFYAHEDKLSSQCQWALYLGAAQLEEFAAAVTHLAVECRDDLLKHCGEVRLGEGRVGTCLLEHKAEVTDACRQAIDDVGLEVVEN